One genomic window of Lytechinus variegatus isolate NC3 chromosome 1, Lvar_3.0, whole genome shotgun sequence includes the following:
- the LOC121405943 gene encoding tripartite motif-containing protein 59-like, which yields MDSLSLEDQRGRQCTVCYHSFARDGEHVPRILTCGHTYCTACLGKLVGKFSHGKICCPTCKTDTTIPGLVNNVQKLAKNFAVLDILEGLEEVLRGSSLATNQMLLCNEHENEPKKVYCLTDSMVICIYCQVYGPHKDHECQLVSQVASNNREVGTSEINISS from the exons ATGGATTCTCTTTCCTTGGAAGATCAAAGAGGGCGACAGTGCACTGTTTGCTACCATTCCTTTGCACGAGATGGTGAACATGTTCCTCGTATTCTAACCTGCGGCCATACATACTGTACAG CTTGTCTAGGTAAGCTAGTTGGCAAGTTTTCTCATGGTAAAATCTGCTGCCCAACATGCAAAACGGATACAACAATACCAGGACTGGTGAATAATGTGCAAAAGCTGGCAAAGAATTTTGCTGTTCTTGACATACTGGAAGGTTTGGAAGAGGTTCTAAGAGGCTCATCTTTGGCCACAAATCAG ATGTTATTATGCAATGAACATGAAAACGAGCCGAAGAAGGTGTACTGTTTGACAGATAGCATGGTAATCTGCATATACTGTCAAGTTTACGGACCTCATAAAGACCACGAATGCCAGCTTGTTAGTCAGGTCGCTTCCAACAACAGGGAGGTAGGTACTTCAGAGATTAATATTAGTTCATAA